Proteins from one Paenibacillus amylolyticus genomic window:
- a CDS encoding DUF309 domain-containing protein gives MSIYEPLYIDYLIYFNRDQDYFECHEVLEELWLERNRDPLYKGLLQIAVGLYHFRNGNLRGGTMMLQSSLDLLEPYPDTILGIDLRALVLDVQGA, from the coding sequence ATGAGCATCTATGAACCACTGTACATTGACTACTTAATCTACTTCAACCGGGATCAGGATTACTTTGAGTGTCATGAGGTGCTGGAGGAATTGTGGCTTGAACGGAACCGGGATCCTCTGTATAAAGGATTGCTGCAGATTGCGGTTGGTTTATACCATTTCAGGAATGGCAATCTGCGCGGAGGCACGATGATGTTACAAAGCTCACTTGACCTTCTGGAACCTTATCCTGATACGATTCTGGGCATTGACCTTCGGGCTCTGGTATTGGACGTACAGGGGGCGTGA